The Podospora pseudocomata strain CBS 415.72m chromosome 1 map unlocalized CBS415.72m_1, whole genome shotgun sequence genome has a segment encoding these proteins:
- a CDS encoding uncharacterized protein (COG:O; EggNog:ENOG503NWHP; MEROPS:MER0004247), which yields MRLSFRAPLPSRGLLRLTSSAPTARPSLGRPSTDLKSTRSLLPLQPRRLFNMNSQELTQYYADAPPAVVRLEIEKHFNALDDKAKRYAHFISRASLAGNRIVLRQVSPESESIYDFIIALHRAAAGDWKGLAKKVGVDEAGLSAFLQYAAQFLGNSGNYKSFGDSKFIPRCDESVFTALASASPEAEKHLKATDGAIFSADKPGLLHLGFTDEGHLTTYYPDSPSIIKDEIDAVAKWMQVKGLLPENTRLRKTEDGVFELLIASAITSFPADGGDAGKEAEFVISEGPLEGRTIKLVYGDYSKEMAEITKNIKKAAENAENETQVKMHTAYAKSFEEGSLLAFKDSQRYWVKDQGPMVESNIGFIETYRDPAGIRGEWEGFAAVVNQDRTRAFGELVRSAPSLIPLLPWGKDFEKDKFLSPDFTSLEVLTFCGSGIPAGINIPNYDDIRQLEGFKNVSLGNVLSAKAPDEKIPFIAESDLEVYKKYRDASFEVQVGLHELTGHGCGKLLQETAPGVYNFDVKNPPVSPVTGKPITTWYKPGQTWGSVFGGLAGAYEECRAELVAMHLSCEFSALKIFGFGDGSTDIDGEAGDVLYASYLSMARAGLTSIEFWDPKSQKWGQPHCQARFAILKSFLEAEDDFCKLEYKNEDLSDLTIRLDRSKILTSGRKAVGDFLQKLHIYKSTADVETGSKFFTEMSNVGLEYWGTKVRNVVLKNKQPRKVFVQANTYLDEKTGQVTIKHYEPTLEGVIESWADREE from the exons ATGCGTCTTTCCTTTCGAGCCCCTCTCCCGTCAAGAGGTTTGTTGAGGCTCACTTCTTCGGCACCAACTGCCCGGCCATCACTCGGTCGTCCATCAACAGATCTCAAATCCACCAGATCTCTATTACCGCTGCAGCCGCGCCGTCTATTCAACATGAACTCCCAGGAGCTTACCCAGTACTACGCCGATGCCCCGCCTGCTGTCGTCAGGCTCGAAATCGAGAAGCACTTCAACGCCTTGGATGACAAGGCAAAACGTTATGCCCACTTTATCAGCCG AGCATCCCTTGCGGGTAACCGCATAGTCCTGAGGCAGGTCTCACCCGAGTCCGAGTCCATCTATGATTTTATCATTGCTCTTCACAGGGCCGCCGCTGGTGATTGGAAGGGTCTTGCCAAGAAAGTTGGTGTTGACGAGGCCGGTCTTTCAGCTTTCCTCCAATATGCTGCTCAGTTCCTCGGCAACAGTGGCAACTACAAGAGCTTTGGCGACTCCAAGTTCATTCCAAGGTGTGATGAGTCCGTCTTCACTGCTCTTGCCTCTGCCTCGCCCGAGGCGGAGAAGCACTTGAAGGCTACGGATGGCGCCATCTTCTCAGCTGACAAGCCTGGCCTGCTTCACCTCGGTTTCACGGACGAGGGTCACTTGACCACGTACTACCCGGACTCTCCTAGCATCATCAAGGATGAGATTGATGCTGTGGCCAAGTGGATGCAGGTCAAGGGATTGCTCCCAGAGAATACCAGACTCCGCAAGACTGAGGATGGTGTCTTTGAGCTGCTCATTGCAtctgccatcaccagcttTCCTGCCGATGGTGGCGATGCCgggaaggaggccgagtttGTGATCAGCGAGGGGCCTCTTGAGGGCAGGACCATCAAGCTGGTCTATGGTGACTACTCCAAGGAAATGGCTGAGATCACCAAGAacatcaagaaggcggctGAGAATGCCGAGAACGAGACCCAGGTCAAAATGCACACTGCGTATGCCAAGTCCTTTGAAGAGGGCTCTCTTTTGGCGTTCAAGGACTCTCAGAGATATTGGGTAAAGGATCAAGGGCCGATGGTCGAGTCCAACATTGGCTTCATCGAGACCTACCGGGACCCTGCCGGTATTCGTGGCGAGTGGGAGGGCTTTGCTGCCGTTGTTAACCAGGACAGAACTCGGGCCTTTGGCGAGCTCGTCAGATCCGCACCATCACTTATCCCTCTCCTGCCATGGGGCAAAGATTTTGAGAAGGACAAGTTCCTGTCCCCAGACTTCACGTCGCTTGAGGTGTTGACGTTTTGCGGGTCCGGCATCCCGGCCGGTATCAACATCCCCAATTACGACGACATCCGACAACTTGAGGGCTTCAAGAACGTGTCTCTCGGCAATGTACTCAGCGCCAAGGCCCCAGATGAGAAGATCCCCTTCATTGCGGAGAGTGATCTTGAGGTGTATAAAAAGTACAGAGATGCTTCTTTCGAGGTCCAGGTCGGTCTGCACGAATTGACTGGACACGGTTGCGGCAAGCTTCTACAGGAGACCGCCCCCGGCGTTTACAACTTCGATGTCAAGAACCCACCTGTGAGCCCAGTCACCGGCAAGCCTATCACCACATGGTATAAGCCGGGCCAGACCTGGGGTTCCGTCTTTGGTGGTCTTGCTGGTGCTTATGAGGAGTGCCGTGCTGAGCTTGTGGCTATGCATCTCAG CTGTGAATTCTCCGCCCTCAAgatcttcggcttcggcgaCGGCTCCACGGACATTGACGGCGAGGCTGGGGATGTTCTGTATGCCTCGTACCTCAGCATGGCTCGTGCTGGTTTGACATCCATCGAGTTCTGGGACCCCAAGTCTCAAAAGTGGGGGCAGCCTCACTGCCAGGCTCGTTTTGCCATTCTCAAG TCTTTCCTCGAGGCTGAGGATGATTTCTGCAAGCTGGAGTACAAGAATGAGGATCTCTCTGACCTCACCATTCGCCTTGATCGCTCCAAGATTTTGACCAGTGGTAGAAAGG CCGTTGGTGACTTCCTCCAGAAGCTCCACATCTACAAGTCCACCGCTGATGTCGAGACCGGTTCCAAGTTCTTTACTGAGATGAGCAACGTTGGTCTTGAGTACTGGGGCACCAAGGTCCGGAATGTGGTTCTTAAGAACAAGCAGCCGAGGAAGGTCTTTGTCCAGGCCAACACTTACCTGGATGAGAAGACCGGTCAGGTCACGATCAAGCACTATGAGCCAACGCTGGAGGGTGTGATCGAGAGCTGGGCTGACAGGGAGGAGTGA
- the SUR1 gene encoding zinc-finger protein (COG:S; EggNog:ENOG503NUXF): MDGSFGQPQRFPGYGDGFHRHSQSSGDQQLSNLDFSAMAQSQLSHQTMAHMGTDPSRMNTGSVAYESHDDLCVDACMGVGLYNGFQQFNHRGAPASLAPQTRWQNNQYQMDLSTMPLQQHQFHTDLDLSNPYQQCFDHHMSSTMASHCEEEDCQSMSASGCCDSECTMTGKCTGEECETEEDACTDQNCPSRPVVHVPEEVRDGAAALISINHAPGLSSPQHSFDFQQQSMNNLGCGLAQPSQNNFLLSPPWNAVGSVANHLLIAHDDSNLQPCTTPCPLGDPSIYTQCHMPVFNNTDAFNQFNLQQMNQLNQINQRNQLNQMLQECGAQYHDPEAYAAHFFSHHKVQFANMPPPPSTRPGQMRGFQNHNIISSRETMSPPEPALDTSDTTASLGTPSPLTPTSTNVEMTDVKHSRSLSIVTSTDDDDNVKMETEEHRCLWREEGASEICGFVFDDAEALFRHASNCHIKHAQKRPGDQGFRCGWDDCPRSAPGASGFPQRSKIERHMQTHIGHKPHICPVCQKGFSAKQALTQHLFIHSNEKPLSCNLCSKTFRYPSALTMHQRVHSGAKPLTCPVCGKGFSESSNLSKHKRTHEVKGRFNCLVEGCDRNFHRQDQLRRHMKTHNLGRGDSGGEEGGGMRSSEAPEMAGSQGEET; encoded by the exons ATGGACGGCTCCTTCGGGCAACCTCAACGCTTTCCCGGATACGGCGATGGCTTCCACCGGCACTCGCAGAGCAGCGGCGACCAACAACTGAGCAATCTCGATTTCTCTGCCATGGCCCAGAGCCAGCTTTCACACCAGACCATGGCGCATATGGGCACCGATCCATCGCGGATGAACACGGGCAGCGTGGCCTACGAGTCGCACGACGATCTATGCGTAGACGCCTGCATGGGCGTCGGCCTCTACAATGGCTTCCAACAGTTCAACCATCGCGGGGCTCCAGCTTCTCTGGCGCCGCAGACGCGATGGCAAAACAACCAATATCAAATGGACCTCAGCACCATGcccctccagcagcaccagtTCCATACCGATCTTGACCTGTCAAACCCGTACCAGCAGTGTTTTGACCACCACATGTCTTCCACCATGGCCTCGCActgcgaggaggaggattgcCAATCAATGAGCGCCAGCGGGTGCTGTGACAGCGAGTGTACCATGACGGGCAAGTGCACCGGGGAAGAATGTGAAACCGAAGAGGACGCTTGTACAGACCAGAACTGCCCCTCGCGGCCTGTTGTTCATGTACCGGAGGAGGTCCGTGATGGGGCTGCTGCCCTCATCTCGATCAACCACGCGCCTGGTCTGTCCTCGCCGCAGCACAGTTTTGATTTCCAACAACAAT CAATGAATAACCTAGGCTGCGGTCTGGCCCAGCCCTCCCAAAACAACTTTTTACTATCGCCTCCCTGGAACGCGGTGGGCAGCGTTGCAAACCACTTGCTAATTGCTCACGACGATTCAAACTTGCAGCCTTGCACCACACCATGTCCACTGGGGGATCCTTCCATCTATACCCAATGTCACATGCCCGTCTTCAACAATACCGATGCATTCAACCAGTTCAACCTCCAGCAGATGAACCAGTTGAACCAAATAAACCAAAGGAATCAGCTCAACCAGATGTTACAAGAATGTGGAGCTCAGTACCACGACCCGGAGGCTTATGCGGCCCATTTCTTCTCTCATCACAAAGTCCAGTTCGCGAAcatgccgccgccaccaagtACAAGGCCTGGTCAAATGAGGGGCTTTCAGAACCATAACATCATTTCATCGAGGGAAACAATGTCACCCCCAGAACCAGCCCTGGACACCTCTGACACCACAGCCTCACTCGGGACTCCCTCACCATTAACCCCTACGTCGACTAACGTTGAAATGACCGACGTCAAGCACAGTCGAAGCCTCTCCATAGTCACGTCaacagacgacgacgacaatgTCAAGATGGAAACAGAAGAACACCGCTGTCTCTGGCGGGAAGAAGGCGCTTCTGAAATCTGCGGGTTTGTTTTCGATGACGCCGAGGCGTTGTTCAGACACGCATCCAACTGCCACATCAAACATGCGCAAAAGCGTCCAGGGGATCAGGGGTTCAGATGTGGGTGGGATGACTGCCCGCGGAGTGCTCCGGGTGCGAGTGGTTTTCCGCAGAGGAGTAAAATCGAAAGACATATGCAGACACATATTGGGC ACAAACCACACATCTGCCCCGTCTGCCAAAAGGGCTTCTCGGCAAAACAAGCCCTGACTCAACACCTGTTTATCCACAGCAACGAAAAGCCTCTTTCTTGCAACCTATGCAGCAAAACGTTTCGTTACCCTTCTGCTCTCA CAATGCACCAAAGAGTCCACAGCGGCGCTAAGCCCCTCACCTGCCCTGTTTGTGGTAAAGGGTTCAGCGAATCGAGCAACCTGTCGAAACACAAGCGGACGCACGAGGTGAAAGGGAGGTTTAACtgcttggtggaggggtgtgaCAGGAACTTTCACAGGCAGGACCAGCTGAGGAGGCATATGAAGACGCATAATctagggaggggggacagtgggggggaggagggggggggtatGAGGTCTAGTGAGGCTCCTGAGATGGCGGGGAgtcagggggaggagacgtGA
- a CDS encoding uncharacterized protein (EggNog:ENOG503P5KY) — MGNLCGKPSSDTFSSPGRRLDSAPPPGKPSSASVPQLVSAAKTSKAPPKVGGPPRTLGGGGNPSSSQDDARRKAAEAAEARLQQSKKGGKLQAQLDKDKAKTRVDTLKDASDIERRHRDADSNAEILRNS; from the exons ATGGGCAACCTCTGCGGCAAACCCTCCTCGGACactttctcctcccccggccgCCGGCTGGActccgcccctccccccggtaaaccctcctccgcctccgtccCACAGTTAGTCTCCGccgccaaaacctccaaAGCCCCCCCGAAAGTCGGCGGTCCTCCTCGGACcctgggcggcggcggtaaTCCCTCTTCATCTCAAGATGACGCGAGGAGAAAAGCTGCAGAGGCAGCAGAA GCCCGTCTCCAGCAATCCAAAAAAGGCGGCAAGCTACAGGCCCAACTGGATAAAGACAAGGCCAAGACCAGAGTCGATACCCTCAAGGACGCGAGTGATATTGAGAGGCGGCATCGGGATGCGGACAGCAATGCTGAAATTTTGCGGAATTCCTAG
- the PRP5 gene encoding pre-mRNA processing RNA-helicase (EggNog:ENOG503NV3J; COG:A), with protein sequence MARPRDSRSPSPAGSHAARKRKEDDRRDRDRRDGSRDRRRRSRSPDRRYRDRERDRDKDRDSYRWRDRSLDRRDDDYYRGARRDGVGGGHRDRRRSRDRGPDRVRSPERRRPRSRDGRDSREGDRDYRSRRDDSRDRRPRRDGSTDRGDGTRPRGQPKPAESAAPIKPSEPAKSTPTPAQSEAEKKAERLRKLQAMKEKHAMKEAKEADVSAGSTRKLLAAMDQRAGGTVPSSPAKASPTPTSPAPTTAAASPALTQAFVSKFDPKAIARNARGNRASSPTKLGDVKLGDVKLSNQGGSAIVAKKEGGLLPTNRTLSTFGFQKAADNQKSTSKRKLDMDDEEIIKRKLVKLPDFALENADTTPYVDADADDDVEDDLDLVLGRNEEEMAEAQRILQERRDERIQKEGMAMEVDSEILAAEKEDPTPADNAMDVDEEIDPLDAFMADLEQKVPNSGISSKPNGNQANGKKAFEPEAYYSDDNYGYEADKADPSSILAMAAKKKKKDIPVIDYSKLELNKIRKNFWVEPLELSQMTEEEANELRLELDGIKVSGKNIPRPVQKWSQCGLTRPILDTIEGLGYEKPTPIQMQALPVIMSGRDVIGVAKTGSGKTMAFALPMLRHIKDQDPVSGDDGPIALIMTPTRELCTQIYTDLLPFTKVLKLRAVAAYGGNAIKDQIAELKRGAEIIVATPGRMIDLLAANSGRVTNLKRATYLVLDEADRMFDMGFEPQVMKIFNNVRPDRQTILFSATMPRIIDALTKKVLRDPVEITVGGRSVVAPEITQVVEIIDESKKFVRLLELLGELYADDDDVRALIFVERQEKADDLLRELLRRGYGCMSIHGGKDQEDRNSTISDFKKGVCPILIATSVAARGLDVKQLKLVINYDVPNHLEDYVHRAGRTGRAGNTGTAVTFITEEQENCAPGVAKALEQSGQPVPERLNEMRKSWKEKVKAGKAKDASGFGGKGLERLDKEREAARLRERKTHKAEGEEEEDKGDDKDEETKKDKAKEAIQAAVSAIVSRDASKTEAAEGKASGGLEHGVIKSSGVIAGSSSAGAGKGGGALDKAASAISEINARLARAGQLRPGQPIDNKGPDAGAFHATLEINDFPQKARWAVTNRTNVAKILEATGTSITTKGTYYPPGKEPGPGQEAKLYILIEGDTEVVVGNALSELTRLLREGTIAAADAESRAPASGRYTIT encoded by the exons ATGGCTCGGCCCAGAGACTCGCGCTCACCATCTCCTGCAGGAAGTCATGCTGCGCGAAAGCGGAAAGAGGATGATCGACGCGACCGCGACCGCCGTGATGGCTCGCGTgatcgccgccgccgctcccGTAGCCCAGAT CGCCGATACCGTGACCGCGAGCGGGACCGAGATAAAGATCGCGACTCGTATCGCTGGAGAGACCGCTCCCTAGACCGCCGAGATGACGATTATTACCGAGGTGCACGTCGGgatggtgtgggtggtggccaCCGTGATAGGAGACGGTCACGCGACAGAGGACCTGATAGGGTGCGCTCCCCAGAACGTCGAAGACCTCGCAGCAGGGATGGTAGGGATAGTAGAGAAGGGGACAGAGACTACCGTTCTAGGAGGGATGACTCCCGCGACCGCAGGCCCCGCCGGGATGGCTCAACAGACCGGGGGGATGGCACTCGACCCCGGGGTCAACCCAAGCCAGCAGAGAGTGCTGCACCAATCAAGCCCAGCGAG CCAGCTAAGTCtacaccaaccccagctcAGTCGGAAGCTGAAAAGAAGGCTGAACGGTTGCGCAAACTTCAAGCCATGAAGGAGAAGCACGCCATGAAGGAAGCTAAGGAGGCCGATGTTTCAGCCGGGAGCACCAGGAAACTACTCGCAGCTATGGACCAGAGAGCCGGCGGCACCGTCCCCAGCAGCCCTGCGAAGGCCTCGCCCACTCCCACCAGCCCTGCCCCCACCACTGCAGCTGCATCTCCGGCGTTAACTCAGGCTTTTGTCAGCAAATTCGACCCCAAGGCCATTGCCAGGAACGCCAGGGGCAACCGCGCCAGCTCACCAACCAAGCTGGGCGATGTCAAACTTGGTGATGTAAAACTGAGCAACCAGGGAGGGTCGGCCATAGTAGCCAAAAAGGAAGGCGGGCTTCTTCCCACCAACAGAACACTGAGTACGTTCGGATTTCAGAAGGCTGCTGACAACCAGAAGTCAACCTCAAAGCGCAAGCTCGACATGGACGATGAGGAGATTATCAAGCGCAAACTTGTCAAGCTCCCGGACTTCGCTTTAGAAAATGCTGACACTACACCATATGTCGATGCTGATGCcgatgacgatgtcgaggACGACTTGGATCTTGTCTTGGGTCGCAACGAGGAGGAAATGGCCGAAGCACAGCGAATCCTCCAAGAACGGCGCGATGAACGCATCCAGAAAGAGGGCATGGCTATGGAGGTAGACTCCGAGATCCTCGCTGCCGAGAAGGAAGACCCAACACCAGCTGACAACGCCATGGATGTTGACGAAGAGATTGATCCCCTGGATGCCTTTATGGCTGATCTGGAACAGAAAGTTCCAAACAGCGGCATATCGTCAAAACCAAATGGCAACCAAGCGAACGGCAAGAAGGCGTTTGAGCCTGAGGCGTACTACAGTGATGACAATTACGGTTACGAGGCAGACAAGGCCGACCCGTCATCTATTCTCGCCATGGCtgccaagaaaaagaagaaggacattCCCGTCATTGACTATAGCAAGCTTGAGCTCAACAAAATCCGGAAGAACTTTTGGGTTGAGCCGCTCGAGCTCAGTCAAATgacagaggaagaagcaaaCGAGCTTAGATTGGAGTTGGACGGCATCAAAGTCTCTGGCAAGAATATCCCGAGACCTGTGCAAAAGTGGTCTCAGTGTGGCCTAACGCGACCCATCCTGGACACCATCGAAGGCCTCGGCTATGAGAAGCCTACACCAATCCAGATGCAAGCCTTGCCCGTCATCATGTCTGGCCGAGATGTAATCGGTGTGGCAAAGACGGGCTCAGGCAAGACTATGGCGTTTGCGCTCCCAATGCTTCGTCACATCAAGGATCAAGACCCAGTGAGCGGCGACGATGGCCCAATCGCCCTGATCATGACACCCACAAGAGAACTGTGCACCCAAATTTACACCGACCTGCTGCCGTTTACCAAGGTTTTGAAGCTTCGTGCAGTTGCTGCCTATGGTGGCAATGCTATCAAGGACCAGATCGCCGAGCTCAAGCGTGGCGCCGAGATCATTGTCGCTACACCCGGACGTATGATTGATCTCCTGGCCGCCAATTCTGGACGTGTAACCAACCTGAAGCGTGCCACGTATTTAGTGCTGGACGAAGCAGATCGCATGTTTGACATGGGCTTTGAGCCGCAGGTCATGAAGATTTTCAATAATGTCAGGCCGGATAGGCAGACCATCTTGTTTTCAGCCACCATGCCTCGCATCATTGACGCTCTGACGAAAAAGGTTCTTCGGGACCCGGTAGAAATCACGGTGGGAGGACGCAGTGTCGTGGCGCCCGAGATCACTCAGGTCGTGGAGATCATTGACGAGTCCAAGAAGTTTGTCCGCCTATTGGAGCTTCTCGGAGAGCTGTAtgccgacgatgatgacgttCGCGCCCTGATCTTTGTGGAGCGTCAAGAGAAGGCGGACGATCTGTTGCGAGAGCTCCTGCGCCGCGGTTACGGCTGCATGTCCATCCACGGCGGCAAAGATCAGGAAGATCGCAACTCTACCATCTCTGATTTCAAGAAGGGTGTCTGCCCTatcctcatcgccacctCAGTTGCGGCCCGTGGTCTGGATGTGAAGCAGCTGAAGCTGGTCATCAACTACGATGTCCCCAACCATTTGGAAGATTATGTCCACCGTGCCGGCCGAACTGGTCGGGCAGGCAACACCGGTACAGCTGTCACTTTTATCACCGAAGAGCAAGAGAACTGTGCTCCTGGTGTGGCCAAGGCTCTCGAGCAGAGTGGGCAGCCTGTCCCGGAACGGCTCAATGAGATGCGCAAGTCCTGGAAAGAGAAAGTCAAGGCTGGCAAAGCCAAAGACGCCAGTGGATTTGGTGGCAAAGGTTTGGAGAGGCTGGACAAGGAGCGTGAAGCTGCTCGTCTTCGCGAGCGCAAAACCCACAAAGccgaaggcgaggaggaagaagacaagGGAGATGACAAGGACGAAGAGaccaagaaggacaaggcgAAGGAAGCCATCCAGGCTGCTGTCAGCGCCATTGTTTCTCGGGATGCCTCCAagacggaggcggcggagggcAAGGCTAGCGGTGGGCTTGAGCACGGTGTCATCAAGAGCAGCGGCGTCAttgctggcagcagcagtgctGGCGCGGGCAAGGGTGGGGGTGCTTTGGATAAGGCTGCCTCGGCCATCAGCGAAATCAACGCCCGGTTGGCGAGAGCTGGCCAGCTTAGACCAGGCCAGCCGATTGACAATAAGGGTCCGGATGCGGGTGCTTTTCATGCCACATTGGAGATCAACGACTTCCCTCAAAAGGCCAGGTGGGCAGTCACCAACCGCACGAACGTGGCCAAAATCTTGGAGGCTACTGGGACGTCGATCACCACAAAGGGTACTTACTATCCTCCCGGGAAGGAGCCCGGGCCGGGCCAGGAGGCGAAGTTGTATATTCTTATTGAGGGTGAtaccgaggtggtggtgggcaacGCGCTTTCGGAGCTTACtcggttgttgagggagggcACGATTGCGGCGGCGGATGCGGAGAGCAGGGCGCCTGCTAGTGGGAGGTATACCATCACATAA
- a CDS encoding uncharacterized protein (COG:K; EggNog:ENOG503P4U3): protein MLSSTGLAAARRVRVIGMRSVFSSIARISTRSAACPKVRASVRIAAVFNRGFAAAASRSATKTATATATRKTTTTTKKPAAKTTTAARQKKKASSTKKPTAKKAAPKKKTVPKKTGRLKKTVKEVPENVKLFRKVKELKAKALLNEQPRGLPARSWLVFVQKNGGVPKGQTATEFMSAMKKQFAALSSVEKQALQDEARANKVRNDAALINWITTYPVETIEAANLARSHLKRLGKTAKLSLPDPRRPKGLLSPYIIFTTQRMKSGDLDNIPPTARVAAIGSEWRALSETERQPFYEAAEKDKERYKVERASLSPSP from the exons ATGCTCTCCTCCACTGGGCTCGCGGCTGCCCGCCGGGTCCGCGTCATCGGCATGCGCTCAGTTTTCTCGAGCATTGCCCGTATCTCGACCCGCAGCGCAGCCTGCCCCAAGGTCCGCGCGAGCGTTCGCATTGCCGCCGTTTTCAATCGAGGATTTGCCGCCGCTGCCTCCCGCTCAGCTACCAAGacagccacagccacagccaccaGGAAgactactactactaccaAGAAGCCGGCCGCTAAGACGACCACTGCTGcgaggcagaagaagaaggcttcaTCGACGAAGAAACCCACagccaagaaggctgcccccaagaagaagactgtCCCCAAGAAGACAGGGCGCCTTAAGAAGACTGTCAAGGAAGTCCCAGAAAATGTGAAGCTTTTCCGgaaggtcaaggagctgaAAGCCAAGGCTCTTCTCAACGAGCAGCCACGCGGACTCCCAGCAAGGTCGTGGTTGGTTTTCGTGCAGAAAAACGGTGGTGTACCAAAAGGTCAGACCGCTACGGAGTTCATGTCGGCTATGAAGAAGCAGTTTGCGGCTCTCTCGTCTGTGGAGAAGCAGGCTCTTCAGGACGAAGCTCGTGCGAACAAGGTGAGGAACGATGCGGCCCTGATCAACTGGATCACGACGTATCCAGTTGAGACCATCGAGGCTGCAAACTTGGCTCGGAGCCATCTCAAGAGGCTCGGCAAAACAGCCAAGCTCTCCCTTCCTGACCCCCGCAGACCCAAGGGTCTTCTAAGTCCCTACATCATCTTCACGACTCAGCGAATGAAGTCTGGGGACCTTGACAACATTCCCCCCACGGCTAGAGTGGCTGCCATTGGCAGTGAGTGGAGGGCGTTGAGTGAGACTGAACGCCAG CCTTTCTACGAAGCCGctgagaaggacaaggagcgTTACAAGGTTGAGAGGGCGTCTctttctccttccccttaa
- a CDS encoding uncharacterized protein (EggNog:ENOG503P7XZ), whose product MLISLRLAVFGSHHPRPRLSSTVHLQDRLDTHFARYHSFDEQFVLLDLPLGTSRRRMKEGHMVRPETEILVHIAAPARAADDVRHRALARAYLDFEPSNVTEVQPRVRGEVEGDTQLSRREFVGYGIHQAPPSSQLNRGIESPILSFQSAEHNFDSPGLRAVPVTEHGISETQSSWQAPPSEIPDSMPNNHPPFEIFCTPSRALDFFTSSLDSQHVDSSPLARRRSQRLATASEFGSHLCSQPRRSPRRPNIRQAPGAPEIGSLQPSSVPEPSLPRLRIPSIPPQSSSYPGSTRDPINNRQLRARPHSSLNKELHLPSPSDPANKIIPQSPDICVQKRPPPQPSQLSTSDIIEETVLYSSNPSQTSVPCSQEPPALARADSEPIAKRRRTAADPQPGQPLTRSTSDIGPRRQPLVQLISNKPTTYYKSKLQIYAPSPPAAQTDLRPEDVISPVLAKLATELDLSVRFRPQSQTRELRPFERGYWLVDTASWPADLKLSAWMFLTDYIEKGIAGWGTSCSRDQDFRWLRLRCWGCVVGHMHLLLYVAIRRQVKDMGMKWFGGDGEAVVVMAPR is encoded by the coding sequence ATGCTCATTTCTTTGCGACTTGCGGTCTTTggctctcatcatcctcgaccgCGCCTTTCATCAACAGTTCACCTTCAAGATAGACTTGATACCCACTTTGCTCGTTATCACTCCTTTGATGAGCAATTCGTACTCCTCGATCTACCATTAGGGACATCGCGACGGAGAATGAAGGAGGGTCACATGGTGAGGCCTGAGACCGAAATCCTGGTGCACATCGCTGCACCTGCCAGAGCCGCCGACGATGTGAGACACCGAGCGTTGGCGAGGGCATATCTTGACTTTGAACCTTCGAATGTCACAGAAGTCCAGCCCCGTGTCCggggcgaggtggaaggagaCACACAGCTAAGCCGGAGAGAATTTGTTGGATATGGAATTCATCAagcgccgccatcctcacaaCTGAACCGTGGGATTGAATCGCCAATCCTGTCTTTTCAGAGCGCTGAGCATAATTTCGACTCTCCTGGGCTACGAGCTGTTCCAGTAACAGAACATGGTATCAGCGAGACACAGTCGTCATGGCAAGCACCGCCCAGCGAGATCCCAGACTCGATGCCGAACAACCACCCACCGTTTGAGATTTTTTGCACACCATCAAGGGCTTTGGACTTCTTCACATCATCACTAGATAGCCAGCACGTAGACTCATCACCTCTTGCTCGTCGGAGATCTCAAAGGCTGGCCACGGCATCTGAATTTGGAAGCCACCTGTGCTCGCAGCCTCGAAGGAGCCCTCGCCGACCTAACATTCGTCAAGCGCCCGGAGCACCAGAGATAGGTTCACTTCAGCCAAGCAGCGTGCCGGAACCAAGCCTACCTCGACTGAGAATCCCGTCAATTCCTCCACAGTCAAGCTCTTATCCGGGCTCAACCCGAGATCCAATCAACAACAGGCAACTCCGAGCACGACCGCACAGCTCACTCAACAAGGAGCTCCATCTGCCGTCACCTTCCGATCCTGCAAATAAAATTATCCCCCAGTCTCCAGACATCTGTGTTCAAAAGCGCCCGCCCCCACAACCATCACAGCTGTCCACGAGCGATATCATTGAGGAGACGGTACTGTACTCTTCGAACCCTAGCCAAACATCAGTCCCTTGTTCCCAAGAACCGCCGGCCCTCGCTCGGGCAGACTCAGAGCCCATCGCAAAACGCAGACGGACAGCCGCCGACCCTCAGCCTGGCCAACCTCTAACCAGAAGCACCAGCGACATTGGTCCTCGTCGCCAACCACTCGTCCAACTCATCTCGAATAAGCCGACTACTTATTACAAGTCCAAGCTACAGATATAcgccccttcacccccaGCAGCGCAGACAGATCTCAGACCTGAGGACGTTATCAGTCCGGTGTTGGCAAAACTAGCTACGGAGCTGGATCTTTCCGTTCGGTTTAGGCCACAGTCGCAAACTAGGGAGTTGCGCCCCTTTGAGCGAGGATACTGGCTGGTAGATACCGCCTCGTGGCCAGCAGACTTGAAGTTGTCGGCTTGGATGTTTCTAACTGACTACATTGAGAAGGGGATCGCGGGTTGGGGCACAAGCTGCTCTCGAGATCAAGATTTTAGGTGGCTGAGGCTcaggtgttgggggtgcgTGGTTGGACACATGCACCTCCTTCTCTATGTAGCCATCAGAAGACAAGTGAAAGATATGGGGATGAAGTGGTTtggaggggacggggaggcGGTAGTGGTGATGGCACCTCGATAA